A window of Pomacea canaliculata isolate SZHN2017 linkage group LG3, ASM307304v1, whole genome shotgun sequence contains these coding sequences:
- the LOC112559594 gene encoding LOW QUALITY PROTEIN: protocadherin alpha-2-like (The sequence of the model RefSeq protein was modified relative to this genomic sequence to represent the inferred CDS: deleted 1 base in 1 codon), with product MIDREQMCNLLTTCQVEFDVTIKSTISTNFIKLVSVKVFIDDINDNAPTFPTNEVNITFPENAPLETKIPVSGAFDRDTGLATPIRYSLQDTGVFVLSEERQLDGLSSLKLTLKQPLDRENISFYSLLLLASDGDDPGSHTGTLVVNVEVGDINDNSPTFTQNGFNLTVNDTADAGTTFGQLKAYDADAGVNAQLSFRFSILTESVVQDLFQLNEISGELSVKADLQYQSRRNFQCVVEVWDRGVPPLYSQTILRIQVVNNGNTPPEAGTDPSDPAYDTRSTRMNENAAVGTFVGSLKVEDLDEGSDGMIECWSTNPHVSLEAFDEKSYGVVVANELDYEDSPQVNISITCSDHGIPRLTTSTTFIIYVLDVNDNAPQFTQSVYNGSVKESIEGGQKVVQVLALDKDGFNNNQVMYSLGEADERLFTMDATTGWVRLNVSVDREHTPMLTVVVFATDSGSPPLTGTATVTVSVEDINDNVPYLNKTDYYISEAVPVGYVFNARSCFVADEDIDVTSPFIILTNGSIEVNKKLNRETQNETRLVVFLRDKGTPALTGSGTLTLHIVAYNDEPPQFLFPSPLNKTAWIGAEAPLGSHVCRVQTADGGLGAPQNVLYNIAEGNADNWFGINSRSGELFVARSLLPLAGSTVQLKISSANTLNPQMLSYGDLEVTVGPSNASLLTRAALGAQDSYVIVAGIISGVTVIIAVVIISVIVHLRTTDLRRMQAAKSKATRPNNVNSRVPIAVSFVPEVKGEKLQKTNTTLTSSMGGKNAAFTASEKGGSAVLKPTLCSKPQLWSQTLGIEDHNSDTSGETTCDSGRGASDEEIVAPLHEAYAGYRPQARVDARYSNAPPRIPPREPLQWTQVGWRVSPPADAHRRVPDDIRHGDILSRANQFRYSPDDRTSPPPPFYASSVPSRRMLASQEPDESLGRQFELTSGRKYPKSSRQTGPGRSNAPTASPSPPLQREVVSRTTEGELPVNRSSSTCLPSGSKVQGTPSKGGEESGHQGRLAWHADGPPPRARPSSSLTSLAPSGDDDDNTTTSGSYSIDFDDIMNVSLEC from the exons ATGATTGACCGCGAGCAG ATGTGCAATCTTTTGACCACTTGCCAGGTGGAGTTTGATGTAACAATTAAGTCTACAATTTCTACTAACTTCATCAAACTTGTATCAGTCAAAGTCTTTATTGACGACATCAACGACAATGCTCCTACCTTTCCAACAAACGAAGTAAACATCACCTTCCCAGAGAATGCGCCTCTAGAGACGAAGATTCCTGTATCAGGTGCATTCGATCGGGACACGGGACTAGCCACACCCATCAG GTACTCCCTACAGGATACTGGCGTGTTTGTTCTGTCGGAGGAGAGGCAGCTGGACGGATTGTCTTCCCTGAAGCTCACCCTCAAACAACCCCTTGACCGCGAGAACATCTCCTTCTATTCGCTCCTTCTCCTGGCAAGCGATGGTGATGATCCGGGCAGCCATACTGGAACCCTTGTGGTCAACGTTGAGGTCGGGGATATCAACGACAACTCCCCGACGTTCACTCAAAACGGCTTCAACCTGACGGTCAATGATACGGCAGACGCGGGCACCACCTTCGGGCAACTGAAAGCCTACGACGCTGACGCCGGCGTCAACGCACAGCTGAGCTTTCGCTTCAGCATTCTGACAGAGTCGGTCGTGCAAGACCTGTTCCAGCTGAATGAGATTTCCGGAGAGCTGAGTGTGAAGGCCGACCTCCAGTACCAGTCTCGTCGCAACTTCCAGTGCGTTGTGGAAGTTTGGGACCGCGGGGTTCCGCCTCTCTACTCGCAGACCATCCTCAGGATTCAGGTCGTGAACAACGGCAACACCCCGCCCGAAGCTGGAACTGACCCTT CTGATCCCGCTTACGACACAAGAAGTACCCGGATGAATGAGAACGCTGCTGTGGGTACCTTCGTTGGCAGCCTTAAGGTGGAGGACCTTGACGAAGGCAGCGATGGTATGATCGAGTGCTGGAGCACGAACCCTCACGTATCGCTGGAGGCTTTTGATGAGAAGAGCTACGGCGTCGTCGTGGCCAATGAGTTGGACTACGAGGATAGCCCTCAGGTAAACATTTCCATCACTTGCAGCGACCACGGGATCCCACGTCTGACAACATCGACTACCTTCATAATCTACGTGCTAGATGTCAACGACAATGCCCCGCAGTTCACGCAATCTGTCTACAACGGGTCAGTGAAAGAAAGCATTGAAGGAGGTCAGAAGGTCGTACAGGTCCTGGCGCTAGACAAGGACGGCTTTAACAACAACCAGGTAATGTACTCGCTTGGCGAGGCAGACGAACGTCTCTTCACTATGGATGCTACCACCGGCTGGGTTAGGCTGAACGTGTCTGTGGACCGGGAACACACTCCCATGCTGACAGTTGTGGTCTTTGCGACAGATTCGGGGAGCCCTCCGTTGACTGGGACGGCCACAGTGACGGTGTCAGTTGAAGACATCAACGACAACGTTCCTTACCTCAATAAGACCGATTATTACATCAGCGAAGCGGTGCCGGTTGGTTATGTCTTTAACGCCCGAAGT TGTTTCGTCGCCGACGAAGATATTGACGTAACCTCTCCGTTCATCATCCTTACGAACGGGTCTATTGAAGTCAACAAGAAACTGAACCGAGAGACACAGAACGAGACGAGACTAGTTGTGTTTCTGCGAGACAAAGGGACGCCCGCTCTCACTGGTTCGGGAACCTTGACTTTGCACATTGTCGCTTACAATGACGAGCCCCCGCAGTTCTTGTTTCCTTCCCCCCTGAATAAGACAGCCTGGATCGGTGCCGAGGCTCCTCTTGGATCCCACGTTTGCCGAGTGCAAACCGCGGATGGCGGGCTAGGCGCGCCCCAGAACGTCCTGTACAACATCGCTGAAGGCAATGCGGACAATTGGTTTGGCATCAACAGTCGATCCGGGGAGCTGTTCGTCGCTCGTAGCCTTCTTCCTCTCGCCGGTTCGACCGTCCAGCTGAAGATTTCCTCGGCAAACACGCTAAACCCTCAGATGCTGAGTTATGGCGACTTGGAGGTAACAGTGGGGCCGTCCAACGCCAGCCTGCTGACGCGGGCCGCCTTGGGCGCGCAAGACAGCTACGTCATCGTCGCCGGTATCATCTCTGGCGTCACGGTCATCATTGCTGTGGTTATCATCTCAGTCATCGTCCACCTGAGAACGACAGACCTGAGGAGGATGCAAGCTGCCAAGAGCAAAGCCACTAGACCGAACAATGTCAACTCTCGCGTTCCAATCGCAGTCTCCTTTGTGCCGGaggtaaagggagagaagctTCAGAAGACCAACACCACACTGACATCATCTATGGGCGGGAAGAATGCTGCATTCACAGCCTCTGAAAAGGGGGGTTCTGCGGTGCTAAAGCCCACGCTCTGCAGCAAACCACAGCTCT GGTCGCAAACACTTGGTATCGAAGATCACAACAGCGACACATCAGGGGAAACAACTTGCGACAGCGGGCGCGGAGCGAGTGACGAAGAGATTGTCGCCCCTTTACATGAGGCTTACGCAG GTTACCGACCGCAGGCACGCGTCGATGCAAGGTACTCCAATGCGCCACCACGGATCCCACCTCGCGAGCCTCTCCAGTGGACACAAGTTGGGTGGAGAGTGTCGCCACCTGCTGACGCACATCGGCGTGTCCCTGACGACATCCGTCATGGTGACATCTTGTCCAGAGCTAACCAGTTCCGATATTCTCCAGACGACAGAACCTCCCCACCGCCTCCTTTTTATGCTTCCAGCGTACCTAGTCGTCGGATGTTAGCTTCTCAGGAACCGGATGAAAGTCTAGGCAGACAGTTTGAGCTTACCAGTGGGCGCAAGTACCCGAAAAGTTCGCGCCAGACAGGACCGGGTAGGAGCAACGCCCCTACTGCATCACCCAGTCCGCCACTCCAGCGAGAAGTTGTGTCGCGGACAACTGAGGGTGAGCTGCCGGTCAACAGAAGCAGTTCGACCTGCTTGCCCTCAGGTAGCAAGGTCCAGGGGACACCTAGCAAGGGTGGGGAGGAAAGCGGCCATCAAGGGAGGCTGGCTTGGCACGCGGACGGTCCGCCACCCAGAGCGCGCCCGTCCTCGTCGCTGACAAGCCTAGCTCCGAgtggtgacgacgacgacaacaccACCACCTCCGGCAGCTACTCCATCGACTTTGATGACATCATGAATGTCTCGCTGGAATGCTGA
- the LOC112560555 gene encoding uncharacterized protein LOC112560555 codes for METAASVDDEDGTVANYDNCHDNTVRILVGNVGHVFVVSRRKLCHVSPVFQAMLSGGWRESSGEICITDTDPLVFGGFVNFINARAVSLTDDTVWEMLKLADKYQVEHLVFFCFRYLLTRHECCDQYPHLVSVMETAHRTHREEYRKCCLTCVKERAMDVLRDRHCLSELCQECMLTLVKAGNLEVSDESVVHEAVHSMGQAGVPAEGHQESSLGGHEGGGWGAGGLCALPGHPSANPRRHLDR; via the exons ATGGAGACCGCTGCCAGCGTGGATGACGAGGACGGAACTGTCGCTAATTACGACAACTGCCACGACAACACCGTCCGCATTCTCGTTGGAAATGTAGGACATGTGTTTGTTGTCAGTAGGAGGAAGCTATGTCATGTCTCCCCGGTTTTCCAGGCTATGCTGTCCGGCGGATGGAGAGAATCCAGCGGAGAAATTTGCATCACAGACACTGATCCCTTGGTCTTTGGAGGCTTCGTCAA CTTCATCAATGCCAGAGCTGTGAGTCTAACGGACGACACGGTGTGGGAAATGCTGAAGCTGGCTGACAAGTATCAGGTGGAACACctggtttttttctgctttcgcTACCTTCTGACACGTCACGAGTGCTGCGACCAGTACCCTCACCTGGTCTCCGTGATGGAGACGGCCCACCGCACTCACCGGGAGGAGTACCGGAAGTGCTGCCTGACGTGCGTGAAGGAGAGAGCCATGGACGTGCTGCGGGACCGACATTGCCTCTCTGAACTCTGCCAGGAGTGCATGCTGACCTTGGTCAAGGCCGGCAATCTAGAAGTGTCGGATGAATCCGTGGTGCACGAGGCGGTCCATTCGATGGGCCAGGCTGGCGTGCCGGCGGAGGGGCATCAAGAAAGCTCGCTGGGAGGACATGAGGGCGGAGGCTGGGGAGCTGGTGGGCTTTGTGCGCTACCTGGTCATCCGTCAGCCAACCCGCGACGCCATCTTGACCGGTGA